A single window of Helicobacter pylori NCTC 11637 = CCUG 17874 = ATCC 43504 = JCM 12093 DNA harbors:
- a CDS encoding KpsF/GutQ family sugar-phosphate isomerase, producing MSMPLDYNAIAAQVLKDEASALLESVKQFQKPNDLGAIVKLILKSQEKGGKLVIVGVGKSALVAQKIAASMLSTGNRSAFLHPTEAMHGDLGMVEKNDVILMISYGGESLELLNLVSHLKRLSHKIITFTKSPNSSISKLGDYYLSLKIKKEACPINTAPTTSTTLTLALGDVLMACLMRAKNFSQEDFASFHPGGLLGKKLFVKVKDLLQTTNLPLIAPSTSFKDALIEMSEKRLGSAILVNEANELVGVLSDGDVRRALLKGVSLKSEVRHFATLKPKSFKNLDALLLEALEFLERHKIQLLVCVDDCNKVLGVLHLHQLLELGLKA from the coding sequence ATGTCCATGCCACTTGATTACAACGCTATCGCCGCACAAGTCTTAAAAGATGAAGCGAGCGCGCTTTTAGAAAGCGTTAAACAATTTCAAAAACCTAACGATTTAGGAGCGATTGTCAAGCTCATTTTAAAAAGCCAAGAAAAAGGGGGTAAGCTTGTGATAGTGGGCGTGGGCAAGAGCGCTTTAGTGGCGCAAAAAATCGCTGCTTCCATGCTAAGCACCGGTAACAGGAGCGCGTTTTTACACCCCACAGAAGCCATGCATGGGGATTTGGGCATGGTGGAAAAAAACGATGTGATTTTAATGATTAGCTATGGGGGCGAGTCTTTAGAATTGTTGAATCTGGTGAGTCATTTAAAACGCTTAAGCCATAAAATCATCACTTTCACTAAAAGCCCTAATAGTTCGATCTCTAAACTTGGCGATTATTATTTGAGCTTGAAAATTAAAAAAGAAGCTTGCCCGATTAACACCGCTCCAACGACTTCTACCACCCTAACTCTAGCCTTAGGCGATGTTTTAATGGCATGTTTGATGCGAGCGAAAAACTTTAGCCAAGAAGATTTTGCCTCCTTTCATCCGGGCGGGCTTTTGGGCAAAAAACTTTTTGTCAAGGTTAAAGACTTGCTGCAAACCACAAATCTCCCTTTAATCGCCCCTAGCACAAGCTTTAAAGACGCGCTCATAGAAATGAGTGAAAAACGTCTAGGCAGCGCGATTTTAGTCAATGAGGCTAACGAGCTTGTGGGGGTGTTAAGCGATGGCGATGTCCGTAGGGCGTTATTAAAAGGGGTGAGTTTAAAGAGCGAAGTGAGGCATTTTGCCACTTTAAAGCCTAAAAGCTTTAAGAATTTAGACGCTCTTCTTTTAGAGGCGTTAGAATTTTTAGAGCGCCATAAGATCCAGCTTTTGGTGTGCGTGGATGATTGTAATAAGGTTTTAGGGGTCTTGCACTTGCACCAACTTTTAGAATTAGGGCTTAAAGCATGA
- a CDS encoding ribonuclease J: MTDNNQNNENNESSSENPKANHEVRAGTFERFTNRKKRFRENAQKNAESSHHEAPSHHKKERHPNKKPNHHHKAKHTPQKTRNYAQEELDSNKVEGVTEILHVNERGTLGFHKELKKGVEANNKIQVEHLNPHYKMNLNSKASVKITPLGGLGEIGGNMMVIETPKSAIVIDAGMSFPKEGLFGVDILIPDFSYLHQIKDKIAGIIITHAHEDHIGATPYLFKELQFPLYGTPLSLGLIGSKFDEHGLKKYRSYFKIVEKRCPISVGEFIIEWIHITHSIIDSSALAIQTKAGTIIHTGDFKIDHTPVDNLPTDLYRLAHYGEKGVMLLLSDSTNSHKSGTTPSESTIAPAFDTLFKEAQGRVIMSTFSSNIHRVYQAIQYGIKYNRKIAVIGRSMEKNLDIARELGYIHLPYQSFIEANEVAKYPDNEVLIVTTGSQGETMSALYRMATDEHRHISIKPNDLVIISAKAIPGNEASVSAVLNFLIKKEAKVAYQEFDNIHVSGHAAQEEQKLMLRLIKPKFFLPVHGEYNHVARHKQTAIACGVPEKNIYLMEDGDQVEVGPAFIKKVGTIKSGKSYVDNQSNLSIDTSIVQQREEVASAGVFVATIFVNKNKQALLESSQFSSLGLVGFKDEKPLMKEIQGDLEVLLKSSNAETLNNPKKLEDHTRNFIRKALFKKFRKYPAIICHVHAT, from the coding sequence ATGACTGATAACAACCAAAATAATGAAAACAACGAAAGTAGCAGTGAAAATCCAAAAGCTAACCATGAGGTGCGAGCCGGAACGTTTGAGCGATTCACCAACCGCAAAAAGCGTTTTAGAGAAAACGCGCAAAAAAACGCAGAGTCTTCACACCATGAAGCACCTTCACACCATAAAAAAGAACGCCACCCCAACAAAAAACCAAACCACCACCACAAAGCTAAACACACCCCCCAAAAAACACGAAATTACGCCCAAGAAGAGCTAGATAGCAACAAAGTAGAGGGCGTTACGGAAATTTTGCATGTGAATGAGAGAGGGACTTTAGGCTTTCATAAGGAGCTCAAAAAGGGCGTTGAAGCCAATAACAAGATTCAGGTGGAGCATTTAAACCCGCATTATAAGATGAATTTAAACTCTAAAGCGAGCGTTAAAATCACGCCTTTAGGGGGCTTGGGTGAGATTGGGGGGAATATGATGGTCATTGAAACCCCAAAAAGCGCGATCGTGATTGATGCGGGCATGAGCTTCCCTAAAGAGGGGCTATTTGGCGTGGATATTTTAATCCCGGATTTTTCCTACTTGCACCAAATCAAGGACAAAATCGCTGGCATTATCATCACCCATGCCCATGAAGATCACATAGGGGCCACGCCTTATTTGTTTAAAGAGTTGCAATTCCCCCTTTATGGCACGCCCTTGAGTTTGGGGTTGATCGGGAGCAAGTTTGATGAACATGGTTTGAAAAAATACCGCTCGTATTTTAAAATCGTAGAAAAGCGTTGCCCTATTAGCGTGGGCGAATTTATCATTGAATGGATCCACATCACGCATTCTATCATTGACAGCAGCGCTTTAGCGATCCAAACTAAAGCCGGAACCATCATCCACACCGGCGATTTTAAAATCGATCACACCCCAGTGGATAATTTGCCCACGGATTTGTATCGTTTAGCACACTATGGCGAAAAGGGGGTGATGCTTCTTTTAAGCGATTCCACTAACTCCCATAAATCCGGGACCACACCGAGTGAAAGCACCATAGCGCCGGCTTTTGACACGCTTTTTAAAGAAGCGCAAGGGAGGGTGATTATGAGCACCTTCTCTAGCAATATCCACCGGGTCTATCAAGCCATCCAATACGGCATTAAATACAACCGCAAGATTGCTGTGATCGGGCGCTCTATGGAAAAAAACCTAGACATCGCCAGAGAATTAGGCTATATCCATTTGCCTTATCAATCTTTTATTGAAGCCAATGAAGTCGCTAAATACCCGGACAATGAAGTCTTAATCGTAACGACCGGCTCACAAGGCGAAACCATGAGCGCGCTTTATCGCATGGCGACTGATGAGCACCGCCACATTTCTATCAAACCCAACGATTTAGTCATCATTTCCGCTAAAGCCATTCCTGGCAATGAAGCGAGCGTTTCAGCGGTATTGAATTTTTTGATCAAAAAAGAAGCTAAAGTGGCTTATCAAGAATTTGACAATATCCATGTGAGCGGGCATGCCGCCCAAGAAGAGCAAAAGCTCATGTTAAGACTCATTAAGCCTAAGTTTTTCTTACCCGTGCATGGGGAATATAACCATGTCGCGCGCCACAAGCAAACTGCTATTGCTTGCGGGGTGCCTGAAAAAAATATCTATTTAATGGAAGATGGCGATCAAGTGGAAGTTGGCCCTGCGTTCATTAAAAAAGTCGGCACCATTAAAAGCGGGAAAAGCTATGTGGATAACCAAAGCAATTTGAGTATTGACACTAGCATCGTCCAACAAAGAGAAGAAGTCGCTAGCGCCGGGGTGTTTGTGGCTACGATTTTTGTGAATAAAAACAAACAAGCGCTTTTGGAAAGCTCTCAATTTTCCAGTTTAGGGCTTGTGGGCTTTAAAGATGAAAAGCCTTTGATGAAAGAAATTCAAGGGGACTTAGAGGTGTTATTAAAATCCAGCAACGCCGAAACTTTGAATAACCCTAAAAAATTAGAAGATCACACTCGTAATTTCATCAGAAAAGCGCTCTTTAAAAAGTTTAGAAAATACCCGGCTATCATTTGTCATGTCCATGCCACTTGA
- the rsmA gene encoding 16S rRNA (adenine(1518)-N(6)/adenine(1519)-N(6))-dimethyltransferase RsmA yields MVVAKKSLGQHFLTDESFLDRIVNALPPLNPLKLIEIGVGLGDLTLKLLDRYPLKTYEIDSNLCEKMRSKLKAQKKPFKLELVEKDALFLKEEEPYFLISNLPYYIATRLVLNALKDPKCRGLLVMTQKEVALKFCAKDSQNALSVLAQAIGNATLLFDVPPSAFSPPPKVFSSVFEVIKEPLKEKALASLLQAPFFEEALQKGFETLEDFLKACFSSPRKTLSNNLKKSVSYKEKLDKVLDFLALENQPTSVRASEVKDYLKLLKSVLKG; encoded by the coding sequence ATGGTAGTAGCTAAAAAGTCTTTAGGACAGCATTTTTTAACGGACGAGTCGTTTTTGGACAGAATTGTTAATGCTTTGCCTCCCTTAAACCCATTAAAGCTAATTGAAATTGGCGTGGGGTTAGGGGATTTGACTCTTAAGTTGTTGGATCGCTATCCTTTAAAGACTTATGAGATAGATAGCAACTTGTGCGAGAAAATGCGATCAAAACTAAAGGCGCAAAAAAAGCCTTTTAAATTAGAATTAGTGGAAAAAGACGCTCTTTTTTTAAAAGAAGAAGAGCCTTATTTTTTGATTTCTAATTTGCCTTATTATATCGCTACCAGGCTTGTTTTAAACGCGCTCAAAGACCCTAAATGCAGGGGTTTATTGGTGATGACGCAAAAGGAAGTGGCACTCAAGTTTTGCGCTAAAGATTCACAGAACGCCTTAAGCGTTTTAGCACAAGCAATAGGGAACGCTACCCTTTTGTTTGATGTGCCACCTAGCGCGTTTAGCCCGCCTCCAAAGGTGTTTTCTAGCGTGTTTGAAGTGATTAAAGAGCCGCTGAAAGAAAAGGCGTTGGCTTCATTACTCCAAGCGCCATTTTTTGAAGAAGCCCTACAAAAAGGGTTTGAAACATTAGAAGATTTTTTGAAAGCCTGTTTCTCATCTCCCAGGAAGACGCTTTCAAACAATCTTAAAAAAAGCGTTTCTTATAAAGAAAAGCTTGATAAGGTGTTAGATTTTTTAGCGTTAGAAAACCAACCAACAAGCGTGAGGGCGTCTGAGGTAAAAGATTATCTCAAGCTCTTAAAATCCGTTTTAAAAGGCTAG